A window of Raineyella sp. W15-4 contains these coding sequences:
- the benA gene encoding benzoate 1,2-dioxygenase large subunit produces the protein MAHPSIDALSIDLDALMVEKPDEGKWQLNRSVFTDEQLFDLEMKYIFEGNWVYLAHESQIPEVGDYFTTYIGRQPVVITRGKDGRLHCLINACAHRGAMLCRKKTDNRTTLTCPFHGWTFRNDGTLLKVKDPDGAGYPEQFDTNGSHDLTHVARFDSYRGFLFGSLNPDVVGLEEHLGDTTRVIDCLVDQSPEGLEVLRGASTYTYDGNWKVQAENGADGYHVTATHWNYAATTGRRSTGESTNTTQTVDAGKWGKQGGGYWSFPNGHLCLWTYAANYESRPLFPKLTELTEKYGRAKGEFMVTGSRNLCLYPNVFIMDQFSTQIRHFRPVAVDRTEVTIYCIAPKGESAEARAQRIRQYEDFFNASGMATPDDLEEFRSCQKTFLASAAPWNDMSRGQTHQIAGPSDFARELGMDEVLSSGVRNEDEGLYPIQHEYWLTQMKRAQAAEKAAEAELLSELA, from the coding sequence ATGGCACATCCCAGCATCGACGCCCTCAGCATCGATCTCGACGCCCTGATGGTCGAGAAGCCCGACGAGGGCAAGTGGCAGCTGAACCGGTCGGTCTTCACCGACGAGCAGCTCTTCGACCTCGAGATGAAGTACATCTTCGAGGGCAACTGGGTCTACCTCGCCCACGAGTCGCAGATCCCCGAGGTCGGCGACTACTTCACCACCTACATCGGCCGCCAGCCCGTGGTGATCACCCGCGGCAAGGACGGCCGGCTGCACTGCCTGATCAACGCCTGCGCGCACCGCGGCGCCATGCTGTGCCGCAAGAAGACCGACAACCGGACCACCCTCACCTGCCCGTTCCACGGCTGGACCTTCCGCAACGACGGCACCCTGCTGAAGGTCAAGGACCCCGACGGCGCGGGCTACCCCGAGCAGTTCGACACGAACGGGTCGCACGACCTCACCCACGTCGCCCGGTTCGACAGCTACCGCGGTTTCCTCTTCGGTTCACTCAACCCGGATGTCGTCGGGCTCGAGGAGCACCTGGGCGACACGACCCGGGTGATCGACTGCCTGGTCGACCAGTCCCCCGAGGGCCTGGAGGTGCTGCGCGGCGCGTCCACCTACACCTACGACGGCAACTGGAAGGTCCAGGCGGAGAACGGCGCCGACGGCTATCACGTCACCGCCACCCACTGGAACTACGCCGCGACCACCGGCCGGCGCAGCACCGGGGAGTCGACGAACACCACCCAGACCGTCGACGCCGGCAAGTGGGGCAAGCAGGGCGGCGGCTACTGGTCCTTCCCGAACGGCCACCTGTGCCTGTGGACGTACGCCGCGAACTACGAGTCCCGCCCGCTGTTCCCGAAGCTGACCGAGCTGACCGAGAAGTACGGCAGGGCCAAGGGCGAGTTCATGGTCACCGGCTCGCGCAACCTGTGCCTCTACCCGAACGTGTTCATCATGGACCAGTTCTCCACCCAGATCCGTCACTTCCGGCCGGTCGCGGTGGACCGGACCGAGGTCACCATCTACTGCATCGCCCCGAAGGGCGAGTCGGCCGAGGCCCGCGCCCAGCGGATCCGCCAGTACGAGGACTTCTTCAACGCCTCCGGGATGGCCACCCCGGACGACCTGGAGGAGTTCCGCTCCTGCCAGAAGACGTTCCTGGCCTCCGCCGCCCCGTGGAACGACATGTCCCGCGGCCAGACCCACCAGATCGCCGGCCCGAGCGACTTCGCCCGTGAGCTCGGCATGGACGAGGTGCTCTCCTCCGGCGTACGCAACGAGGACGAGGG